One part of the Mesomycoplasma conjunctivae genome encodes these proteins:
- a CDS encoding carbohydrate ABC transporter permease, translating into MQIFQKISKNKNFHSLLLMLPILIFLFVFSVYPIISAFFNSFKNIGFTGQISYGIGNYQRLLIQNSFQDALRNSSILFFVSSPLALFIGFILAILLSRLSNKISQKLFISALYSQFFISAFAIGVSFTFLFGDKNVFAKLINANFSFVGGKNKIELIWLYIIYQLWRAIPFNTVLFFFAINSIESRYAKNIKVDNLSIKDRIFYLYFKEIGNNFIVIAYTNFIFATMLYPSIITGKINLDLNRGHTIASYIIDLKDDIGKQNATAFIALLFLFSLFSTFIILNPKIWIKIYQKIITTIRRKNEKIKSE; encoded by the coding sequence ATGCAAATATTTCAAAAAATTTCCAAAAACAAGAATTTTCATAGTCTTTTGTTGATGCTACCAATTCTAATTTTTCTCTTTGTTTTTTCAGTCTATCCAATTATAAGTGCTTTTTTTAATTCCTTTAAAAATATCGGATTTACCGGGCAAATTAGCTATGGAATTGGCAATTATCAAAGGTTGTTAATTCAAAATAGTTTTCAAGATGCCTTGCGAAATAGTAGTATTTTATTTTTTGTTAGCTCGCCATTAGCGCTTTTTATTGGTTTTATTTTAGCAATTTTATTGTCAAGATTGTCAAATAAAATTAGCCAAAAATTGTTTATTTCTGCTCTTTATTCACAATTTTTTATTTCTGCTTTTGCAATTGGTGTTTCCTTTACATTTTTATTTGGTGATAAAAATGTTTTTGCAAAATTAATAAATGCAAATTTCTCATTTGTTGGTGGAAAAAATAAAATTGAGCTTATTTGATTATATATTATTTATCAACTTTGAAGAGCAATTCCCTTTAATACTGTTTTATTTTTCTTTGCAATTAATTCAATTGAAAGTCGGTATGCAAAAAATATTAAAGTTGATAATCTAAGTATAAAAGATCGAATTTTTTACTTATATTTTAAAGAAATAGGCAATAATTTCATTGTCATTGCATACACCAATTTTATTTTTGCTACAATGTTATATCCAAGCATTATTACTGGCAAAATTAATCTTGATTTAAATAGAGGCCACACCATTGCTTCTTATATAATTGATCTCAAAGATGACATTGGTAAACAAAATGCGACTGCTTTTATTGCGCTTTTATTTTTATTCTCACTTTTTAGTACCTTTATAATTCTAAATCCAAAAATATGAATAAAAATTTATCAAAAAATAATTAC